A region from the Pseudomonas sp. P8_229 genome encodes:
- a CDS encoding MGMT family protein, whose product MTEPTDERESEAQIRRTALYSTLAQVPEGKVVSYGQLAELAGLGRAARWVGRTLSQLPGDTRLPWHRVLGAGGRISLPVGSPSGDEQRARLRSEGVTILNNRVDIQRHGWRPVEHSG is encoded by the coding sequence GTGACAGAGCCCACCGACGAGCGCGAAAGCGAAGCGCAAATCCGACGCACGGCGCTTTATTCCACCCTTGCCCAAGTACCTGAGGGCAAGGTGGTCAGCTATGGTCAGTTGGCCGAACTGGCGGGGTTGGGGCGCGCCGCCCGCTGGGTCGGCCGGACTCTGAGCCAGTTACCCGGTGACACCAGACTGCCATGGCACCGGGTACTCGGCGCCGGTGGTCGGATCAGTCTGCCGGTGGGCAGCCCTTCGGGGGACGAACAACGGGCACGATTGCGCTCTGAAGGCGTCACCATCCTGAACAATCGTGTGGATATTCAGCGTCATGGCTGGCGTCCGGTAGAGCACAGCGGTTAG
- a CDS encoding cold-shock protein has product MSNRQTGTVKWFNDEKGFGFITPQSGDDLFVHFKAIQSDGFKSLKEGQQVSFIATRGQKGMQAEEVQVI; this is encoded by the coding sequence ATGTCTAATCGCCAAACCGGTACCGTTAAGTGGTTCAACGATGAAAAAGGCTTCGGCTTCATCACTCCACAATCCGGTGACGACCTGTTCGTTCACTTCAAAGCTATCCAATCCGACGGCTTCAAAAGCCTGAAAGAAGGCCAACAGGTTTCTTTCATCGCTACCCGCGGTCAGAAAGGCATGCAAGCTGAAGAAGTACAAGTTATCTAA
- a CDS encoding DUF481 domain-containing protein, with the protein MLSRTLLCLAVFSASTPLLADTVWLKNGDKLSGKISLFDGGKLLIQTQYAGAVTIDWKQVKTLESDQELLVKQDAYTGEKAKSLTAADDGKVTLANGEAPKTVELASIQQILKPKPVVEDLVWKGNIGLAMDYQRAEKDTNDYDIDFKTSARHGRWRHTAEGEYNREVQDDQVTTNNWRAEYALDRFLTDKWFWQGRLNYKRDYVEELSRQRVVGTGPGYQFWDDELGAFSLGSLLNRTDYEYSDGGKDNFYSVAMKWDYNRYLIGKKVEFFTNGELGKPLSDVANYALDAEMGLRYKVTDWASLNLKAERDIISGTKDADLNKTRYTAGFGVAW; encoded by the coding sequence ATGTTGTCCAGAACCCTGCTGTGCCTTGCTGTCTTCAGTGCGTCCACACCCCTGCTTGCCGATACCGTCTGGTTGAAGAACGGTGACAAGTTGAGCGGTAAAATTTCCCTGTTCGATGGCGGCAAATTGCTGATCCAGACCCAGTATGCGGGGGCGGTCACGATTGACTGGAAACAGGTCAAGACCCTTGAAAGCGATCAGGAGTTGCTGGTCAAGCAGGACGCCTACACCGGCGAAAAGGCCAAATCGTTGACCGCTGCCGATGACGGCAAGGTCACCTTGGCCAATGGCGAGGCGCCGAAAACCGTGGAGCTGGCGAGCATCCAGCAGATCCTCAAGCCCAAGCCGGTGGTCGAGGATCTGGTGTGGAAAGGCAATATCGGTCTGGCGATGGATTATCAGCGGGCGGAGAAGGACACCAACGATTACGACATCGACTTCAAGACCTCGGCGCGTCATGGTCGCTGGCGCCATACCGCCGAAGGCGAGTACAACCGTGAAGTGCAGGACGATCAGGTCACCACCAATAACTGGCGGGCCGAATACGCACTCGACCGCTTCCTGACCGACAAATGGTTCTGGCAGGGGCGTCTGAATTACAAGCGTGACTACGTTGAAGAACTGTCGCGTCAGCGTGTGGTCGGTACCGGTCCGGGCTACCAGTTCTGGGATGACGAACTGGGGGCATTCTCGCTTGGCTCGCTGCTTAACCGCACCGATTACGAGTACAGCGATGGCGGCAAGGACAACTTCTACTCGGTCGCCATGAAGTGGGACTACAACCGCTACCTGATTGGCAAGAAGGTCGAGTTCTTCACCAATGGCGAGCTGGGCAAGCCGCTGTCCGATGTGGCCAATTATGCGCTGGATGCCGAGATGGGCCTGCGCTACAAGGTTACCGATTGGGCGTCGCTCAACCTCAAGGCCGAACGCGACATTATCAGCGGTACCAAGGATGCGGACCTGAACAAAACCCGCTACACCGCAGGGTTCGGCGTGGCCTGGTAA
- the dcd gene encoding dCTP deaminase gives MSIKSDKWIRRMAQEHGMIEPFVERQVRGNDDSRVISYGVSSYGYDVRCTNHFKVFTNINSSIVDPKNFDPGSFVDIHSDVCIIPPNSFALASTVEYFRIPRNVLTICLGKSTYARCGIIVNVTPLEPEWEGHVTLEFSNTTNLPAKIYANEGVAQMLFLESDEQCEVSYKDRGGKYQGQRGVTLPRT, from the coding sequence ATGAGCATCAAATCGGACAAGTGGATTCGCCGCATGGCGCAGGAACACGGCATGATCGAGCCTTTCGTCGAGCGCCAGGTACGCGGCAACGACGACAGCCGTGTGATCTCCTATGGTGTGTCGAGCTACGGCTACGATGTGCGTTGCACCAACCACTTCAAGGTGTTCACCAACATCAACTCGTCCATCGTCGACCCGAAAAACTTCGACCCGGGCAGCTTTGTCGACATCCACAGCGACGTCTGCATCATTCCGCCAAACTCCTTCGCCCTGGCCAGCACCGTCGAATACTTCCGTATTCCGCGCAATGTCCTGACCATCTGCCTGGGTAAAAGCACCTACGCGCGCTGTGGCATCATCGTCAACGTCACCCCGCTCGAGCCTGAGTGGGAGGGTCACGTGACCCTGGAATTCTCCAACACCACCAACCTGCCGGCGAAAATCTACGCCAACGAAGGCGTGGCGCAGATGCTGTTCCTTGAATCCGACGAGCAATGCGAAGTGTCCTACAAGGACCGTGGCGGCAAGTATCAGGGCCAGCGCGGCGTGACCCTGCCGCGTACCTGA